In a single window of the Vitis vinifera cultivar Pinot Noir 40024 chromosome 6, ASM3070453v1 genome:
- the LOC100263784 gene encoding WUSCHEL-related homeobox 2 — protein sequence MEGDNVGGGAPASSRWNPTKEQISMLESLYMQGIRTPSAEQIQQITGRLKAYGHIEGKNVFYWFQNHKARQRQKQKQENMAYVNRYLHKTSPLFPPPCPNVVCGPYYVPQSDLGFYPQYPKVLLPGGIRRRPRTERAEKTKTHGGGGAGYEMMMQAGDNNEGLIHSSSIDCNQETLALFPLHPTGDLQRSSHAETSAENSTTLSTSSETATTPGIEDGSCDQPFFDFFSAPSSETI from the exons ATGGAGGGTGACAACGTCGGCGGGGGGGCTCCGGCTAGCTCCAGGTGGAATCCCACGAAGGAGCAGATCAGCATGCTTGAGAGCTTGTACATGCAAGGGATAAGGACGCCGAGCGCAGAGCAGATACAGCAGATAACTGGCAGGCTTAAGGCCTACGGTCATATCGAAGGGAAGAACGTGTTTTACTGGTTTCAGAACCACAAGGCTAGGCAAAGGCAGAAGCAGAAGCAGGAGAATATGGCTTATGTGAACCGCTATCTTCACAAGACTTCCCCTTTGTTCCCTCCTCCATGCCCAAATG TTGTTTGCGGCCCATACTACGTACCACAGAGCGACCTAGGGTTTTACCCCCAGTACCCCAAGGTGCTTTTGCCTGGTGGCATAAGGAGGAGGCCGAGGACAGAGAGAGCTGAGAAGACGAAAACacatggtggtggtggtgcagGATACGAAATGATGATGCAGGCAGGCGATAATAACGAGGGGTTGATTCACAGCTCTAGCATTGACTGTAATCAAGAGACGTTGGCTCTGTTCCCACTTCACCCAACTGGCGACTTACAGCGCTCTTCTCATGCTGAAACCTCTGCTGAGAATTCCACTACTCTTTCTACCTCCTCTGAGACAGCCACCACCCCAGGGATCGAAGATGGGTCTTGTGATCAAcccttctttgatttcttttctgCCCCTTCTAGTGAGACTATTTAA